Within Acidimicrobiia bacterium, the genomic segment ACGTACGAGTGGCTCCGCGAGCACGCCCCCGCGTACTACAACCCGAAGCTCGACTTCTGGGCGCTGTCGCGCTTCGACGACGTGCTCGCCGGTCTCCACGACCCTGCCACCTACACGTCGAACCAGGGCGTCGCGCTCGAGGATTACGGGCCCGATGGGCCCGCGGGCTCGATGATCCACATGGATCCGCCCGCGCACACCGGCATGCGCAAACTGGTGGCGCGCCGGTTCACGCCGCGTCGCATCGCCGAGCTCGAGCCGCGCGTGCGGGAGTGGACATGCACGCTCGCCGACGGCCTCGACGGCAAGACGGAGTTCGACGTGGTGAGCAGCTACGCCGCGCTCCTGCCCGTCACGGTGATCGCGACGATGCTCGGCATCCCGCCCGAGCAACACGACAACGTTCGCGTGTGGACCGACGAGTTCCTCACCCGCGAAGCCGGCGTGATGGGTATCCCGGCCGAGAGCGACGAGGCTGCCGGCCACCTGATCGCGCTCTCGATCGAGCTCACGACCTTGCGGCGCGAGCGGCCGACCGACGATATCCTCAGTTTGCTCGTCGACGTCGAGCTCGACGGCGAGAAGCTCACCGACGCGCAGATCATCGGCATGTGCCTGCTCCTGATCTCGGGTGGCCACGAGACCACCGCCAAGCTGATCGCCAACGGCGTGCGGCTGTTCGCGTCGCATCCCGACCAGCGCGACGCG encodes:
- a CDS encoding cytochrome P450 translates to MEFNPYDHDFHRDPYPTYEWLREHAPAYYNPKLDFWALSRFDDVLAGLHDPATYTSNQGVALEDYGPDGPAGSMIHMDPPAHTGMRKLVARRFTPRRIAELEPRVREWTCTLADGLDGKTEFDVVSSYAALLPVTVIATMLGIPPEQHDNVRVWTDEFLTREAGVMGIPAESDEAAGHLIALSIELTTLRRERPTDDILSLLVDVELDGEKLTDAQIIGMCLLLISGGHETTAKLIANGVRLFASHPDQRDAVIADPSLMVPAVEELLRYTSPTQYMTRTTTRDIEMYGEIIPTGKKIALLLGSGNRDPREFDRPDEFDIHRGNPRILALGHGAHVCLGAAVARLEARIALQEFLARFPEYDVDESGIDYMHSGNVQGPTKVPVTVR